The Salvia splendens isolate huo1 unplaced genomic scaffold, SspV2 ctg391, whole genome shotgun sequence DNA segment AGAATGAATCAACATACAGCTAACCCCCAAAAATGACGACGACGACAGAAGACAATGAGCGCCGGGCTCACCTGGAGGAATACCTCCCCCCTCCCTCATGTTATAGGCTAAATATCTGGTTGCCATATTTACATGATAGATCAAGTGCATGGAAGACAATTAACCAGGTTTCGTTCGAGAGAATCTTTAGTGATCAGATCGAACCCCATCACGCATGAATCATCTGTACATTCTgtcaaaacaaaaaataaatcatgTGAGAAGAAAATAAGGACAAAGTGGGACAAAACTAGCAATCTAGTGAAATACATCCAAAATGGTCACCCCAATTACCAGACTAGGGTTCATAATGCAGTAGCATGTACGTACATCAAAAGTTACAAAACAGGATAACTCTTATTCGTCGTCTGAGAATGGGATTAGTGTTGGTGACCACAAACAGAGGTTGGTTACTTAAGTCTACCATTCAATGATTCAATGGGTATGCTATGCCACGTCCTTCAGATTTTTAAAGCAATATTTTGCACAGATTTCAGATTTTCCAGGAAAAATATGCAATTATATATTGTGGAAGTAAACAAGAATGCCTTGATATCTCTCACCAGGTTGGGGGTGTTTCTTCCTTTCAGTGTCTTCATTGCCGCATCAGCAAAAGCCTGGGCTGCTTCTGCATCAGCTTCTGCAGCATCAGCCTCACGAGCAGCCTCTGCAGCTTCAGCCATTGCAGCTTCTGCTTCAGCGACTGCTTGAGCAGCAGCTACAGCGGCTTCTTGTGGAGTCATACTCCTCAAATTAGCTAACTCAACATCATCAATCTGAGATTTTGTGATATGATCAATGTCATCATGGACAATTCTTGGAGAAATCTTGAGCCTTCCTTCCGCAGAAACAGATGAATTCCATCTTCGCTCAGATAATGCGGAGGCTCCGGCTATTTTATACTTGCGTTTCAACTGCAAAACAGGAAACGACCTCTAAGTCTCAGCCAATTTATAGTGTTGCAGCTAAATATAGATTTCAAGGAGTTGATTTGTGTGTCATGCTCAGAATTAGAAGGGGGAGAGCAAATAATTAGGAGAAATTAAGAGACAATGACCTTAATAAGTTTCCCAGTTGCAGCCATATGCTTCAACTTTGCAGACAATATTCTCTTAAAGTTTGGAGGAGCCCAGTATTGATCCTAGAGAAAAAGAAACTAGTACTGAGATTAGATGAAGATGGCAAATATAAACACAGTAACTGTACTTTTCAATCAAGTCCACAATCAGAAGACagtacaaatacaaatacagcCAAGGTGTATTAGGTGAAAAAAAATGCATGAAAGTCCACAAACAAATTTAC contains these protein-coding regions:
- the LOC121790027 gene encoding telomere repeat-binding factor 1-like; translated protein: MRSIMRLDNLIMEAISNLREPGGSNKTSIATYIEDQYWAPPNFKRILSAKLKHMAATGKLIKLKRKYKIAGASALSERRWNSSVSAEGRLKISPRIVHDDIDHITKSQIDDVELANLRSMTPQEAAVAAAQAVAEAEAAMAEAAEAAREADAAEADAEAAQAFADAAMKTLKGRNTPNLNVQMIHA